A part of Anabas testudineus chromosome 9, fAnaTes1.2, whole genome shotgun sequence genomic DNA contains:
- the LOC113150965 gene encoding growth-regulated alpha protein-like isoform X1, which produces MNSLVTVVLACLLVFCAQGQPANRSSRCKCVTFIGNFKPKLIKTEPVIYEPSVFCPNTEIIVTIANKEKCVDPQSPLGKLILKNKHRQMKKRAKTTTKASAQTDTWRSTA; this is translated from the exons ATGAATTCACTGGTCACCGTCGTTCTCGCCTGCCTGCTTGTCTTCTGTGCTCAAG GACAACCAGCCAACAGATCGAGCAGGTGCAAGTGTGTCACCTTCATCGGCAACTTCAAACCAAAGCTCATCAAGACAGAGCCAGTCATATATGAACCAAGTGTCTTCTGTCCAAACACAGAGATCAT TGTCACAATAGCAAACAAGGAGAAATGTGTGGACCCTCAGTCGCCGCTCGGGAAACtcatcctgaaaaacaaacacag GCAGATGAAGAAAAGAGCCAAGACAACGACGAAAGCTTCTGCTCAGACTGACACCTGGAGATCAACAGCTTAA
- the LOC113150965 gene encoding growth-regulated alpha protein-like isoform X2 → MNSLVTVVLACLLVFCAQGQPANRSSRCKCVTFIGNFKPKLIKTEPVIYEPSVFCPNTEIIVTIANKEKCVDPQSPLGKLILKNKHR, encoded by the exons ATGAATTCACTGGTCACCGTCGTTCTCGCCTGCCTGCTTGTCTTCTGTGCTCAAG GACAACCAGCCAACAGATCGAGCAGGTGCAAGTGTGTCACCTTCATCGGCAACTTCAAACCAAAGCTCATCAAGACAGAGCCAGTCATATATGAACCAAGTGTCTTCTGTCCAAACACAGAGATCAT TGTCACAATAGCAAACAAGGAGAAATGTGTGGACCCTCAGTCGCCGCTCGGGAAACtcatcctgaaaaacaaacacag ATGA